Sequence from the Corvus moneduloides isolate bCorMon1 chromosome 18, bCorMon1.pri, whole genome shotgun sequence genome:
ACCTTTGGGAACTGCTCCTGAGGCATAAGGTgggcaggagaagaaagaacCTTGTAAAGGCAGAGGAGATCCAAGAAGGAACCCTCAGGAGCCTGCTCGGGTAGCACCAAGGACCTGCCACTGCCAGCTGAGGGAAGAGTTAGATTTACACAGGAGCTTTGGAAACGTTCCCCTGGCTCCTCTGGAAACCTGTTAGTAAAGGCACAGAGTGAACAAACCACCCCGAGCCCCACTGGCACTGCCACCTGAGGCGCAGCCAAAACAGattccctggagcagccctgtAGCTCCCTCGAGGGCTGGGCTCCAAGTGACTGTCTGGGGGACACAGCTCAGGGAGGGAGATCCCCAGCTGGGATCAGTGAAACAGATTTATTCACCATGTCCTGGACAAGCTGCCAAATTGCACATAAAAATCTCAAGTGTCTCGATTCCTAGAACTCcaaggagcagagggaaaggggaaagcaggCCCTTGGCTCTGCCAGCAGTGAGTGCAGGACAAAACCTTCTCAGCCAACCTTCTCttgcagggaagagaaagagaagcacaggcagaaaacaaaggatTGTTGTCAGGAGCTCTGGACTTGGCACAGCCCACAGGCTGGGAAAGTGCCTGGGAAGTACCCAGTCAATTATCTGCACCTCAGCTGCAGATAAAATTAAAGATTCATGTAATTCATGTAATCACTGATTAATCACAAATGCTCCAAGGCAGCTGTTAGAGTTGGGAGTCACAGAAATGTTGATTTTAAGCAAGAGTGAAGACAGAGCAGatattaaaaatggattttaatcAGAGCAATCCCTCCCTGTAATGacttttcattctttcagcAGCAGGGAATGAAGCAGCTGGCACTCTCACCCTGCCAGGATACCACCACAGCAGTTTGTGCCTGTCCTGACACTCCTCTGGAACTCAGGGACTTATGTTGTTTAAGGTGGCTGGTGACAACAGGTTCAAAACATGCCAAATTcgagttttttaaaaaatcaagcaTGCAATAAGCccttttcattatattttgcaagaaaaatattaattttgagTTTAAGATCTGGTTTAGAAAGGATTTCTGAAACTTGCTCTTTGGGAACTGCAATAAAGGGATCAGTTTTTAATTACCAAAGTTTTGCTCCAGTAACACTGTTGGAAAACACATTCCCACAAGATCATACCTCCTCATCTCGAGTCTGGAtggctgcttccagctctgcctgtagAGCTGAGATAGTTTCCGTGTTTTTCTCAATCCGGAGGGAAATGTCTTCCATGAATTgaatcttttccttctcttcatcaGGACTGGTCAGGAGCCTCTCAAGTGTGAAATCCCGGAACTCCTTAAAGGCTTTGATAAACACATCAGCTGGTGACTGTCTCACCCAAACTTCGTATTTCAGTCCATGGTAAAGCAAGGGGTTGGCCAGGAAGAGCCTCAGGGTGTTTCTCAGGGAACATTTCAGGCGTTGCTCCACAGctctccttctctcctcatCTCCAGGGCTGGTGAGCAGGTCCTGTATTTCCACTGAAAGCTTCTGAAGCTCCAAAAGGCTGCTTGTGATCTCAGGTCCCAGCATCCTAGCAAACCTCTCCAGGGAGCCAATAATCCGTGGGATCAACCTGGTGATCTCCAGCTTGACAACGGCCTCGTCAAAAACAGTTAGgattctttctgtctctgtgctATCAGGCTTTAACTGGCGTGGATCTAACACCTTCATGACACTTAATGGGATCCCTGCCTTCCTTGGAGTTGCCATGACCTTCACCAAGGTTCTTTGCTTCACGAGGATGCTTGGAATGCAGCTGGATCCCTGTTGCCATGGATTCAGTTAAACACCAGTGGGCTGGGTGGTTTGAGGTTTAGAAAAGACACAGCAGCTCTTACACAAGGTGAGACTGGAAGAAATCAaggtccctgtgctgctgctgtcacgTAATCTCCCTTCTCTCTAAAAGGAAAACACGGGGACAGCATTAGAGAAACAATGTAAATTGGGAAAACATGAGAGTTCGAGATTATGCTGGAGTTCTCTCTGGGTCTGGGCAGGGGGTCAGGACATCGGGTTGTGGATTAGAGTTGGTCTCTGTCCCAAAGTAGCTGTCAAACACCCATGGGAAGGGGGTGATGGATTCCTGGCTTTAAAGGGTGGTGGGGAGGAAGCTCCCAACAGCTTCTGAGTAGCAGCTGAGGTGgagcagcacaagctgcagctctgcagtcccCAGAGGGGTCTGGAGAGGGGCTTGGACAGCCCTGGGGCCacctgggagggaaggggagggttCCCAGTGGGAAACCTCTATGGGAAACCTCTACCCTTCCAGGCCTGTCCAGGCCAGAGGGATGAGGTGGGAGAGGGGATCTGGCAAGactggcagggacaggggaagaggaggagagagggaggggatggggacagctgTAGCGGGGGGCCCGACAGGGAGTTTAAAGGAAGTGAAGGGTCCCCTCGGTGTGGGTTTGGGACAGCGGGAGGACCCAGGGCCCCCGTCTGAGGGGTGATTCCCGGTGGGGAGGACCCCCGTGTGAGGGGCGGGCAGCTCGGGGGCCGGTGCGGGAGGACCCGGGGGGCCTATGGGACCAGCGGCCCTGGGACATCCCGGGGGTGGGACGGGGTGTCTCAGGAGTCGGCTACTGGGAGATGCCGGCTCCGGGTGACTTCCACCCCCTGCAGCGCACTCAGTTCCGATTCCGgccccgatcccgatcccgagcccggtcccgatcccgatcccggtcccggtcccggtcccgaGCCCGGTCCCGAGCCCGGTCCCGCCGTCAGCGCCTCCCGTTGCCAGGCGACCAGAGGGGGCGGGGCCTTCCCGGCAGTTTATGGCCAGCGACGGTGGCCCCGCCCCATCGCTTGATTGGCAGCGCCGCTGTCCAATGAGGAGTGGCGACTGCTACGGGAGGGGCTGTCATGGCGGCCgggggggctgtgaggggtggGGGTGAGAGAGAAGAGGTGTCTCGTTCGCTCAGGGCTCCCCTGCCCTGTATTCCTGAGAGCAGGACAAATAACCCGAGGAGTAAACTTTACCCCCCCGAGGTCATGTCTGCCAGTCGCTGGTCAGCCCAGTGGGTGTCCAGGAGCCCCGAAGGAGCTGTTCTGAAACATCAGAACGCAAGAGAGTTCCCCTAAGCCGCACTGTTAACGTGACTGGTTTTACAGGGCCATAAAAGTGATAATGAAGCTCAGCTGATGAAGATGTGATGTTGTACAGGCTGAGTTAATTGGTTATCTGTGAGTTAATGACGTCTGCGAAGTACATGATGGCCCCCTGAACGCTGCAGTGTAGCCATGCCCTCACCCTCTGCCCAGGCAGTGACATGGATGCCCTCGGGAGAGGAGGATTTGGTTTACAGCAGGAAACATGGCAAAATGCTGAATGCCAGCCCGTGCTCACAGTGAtgccagctctgtccctggcaggagctggcacagagcagtggtggGGTGGCCGTGCCCTCACGGGCAGCCTTGTCCTGGGTCCCAGCCTTTCCTGGCCCGAGCAGCACCTTTACTTCTGTGCAGGGAGTGTCCAAGTCCATGAATTAATCTGCAGTGCCCACTGCTCACAcattcccagctgcttccctACACAAAGCAAATGAGGGGCTGGTGGTGGGAGATGTAGTGGGACCACCCGGGCAGGGCTTTCTGGCCTGGCACTGGTGAGGATGAATGAGGGGACACTTGGCCTTCCTGCCCACCTGGGCATATCTGGTACCATctccagcacccccaggtcaTTTTCCTCCAGGCTTATTAGCTGGAGCATGACCTGCATGTGGGTTCCCTCCTGCCCTGAGTGGCTCAGCCAAAGGACTGATTGGAATCAACACCGGGATTGAGTGTGATGGCGAATCTGGGTTTGGGTCCACCCCAAGGTGGGACATGTCCAGCCCACTGTGGGACGAAGGAGCAGCTGAAACTGCAAGTCTGGGCCAGGCTGTCCCGTAGCCTCCAGGGAAAGCACTGACCTGCCCAGGAACAACTTCTCAGGCTCTAATTTGGCAACTGGGATCACACCGGATCTAAATCCAGAAGATTCGTGATTTCCTGGCTGCACTCTGATTGAGAGTCATGGGATTtaagcacagcagagctgtgatttGAGGTTACAAAGGGATGTGCTGTCCGTTGGATATGTCCCTCACAGAGCTCATCATAGCACAGAGAACAGCCCTTGAGACATGGAGAACTGCTGCCTTTCCTGACAAGGACATCAGAAGGGATCCCTGACCCCCCTGAAAGGCTGCCACATGCCCTGCAGATATTTTGGCAATGAAATCCATCATGAAAAGaatgtctttttatttccaaagttGAGGAGTGTCCTGATTGTTTTGTCTGAAATGTGCCACTGCTCTCCAAGAAATGCAGACTTGGAATTCCTGACAGCCACGACGGAGATGGGATCCACTGGCCAGCGACTGTCACCAGAGTCCCCTGTGTCCCAGTGTGCACAGCCTGCTCAAAGGGACAGCAAGTCCTTAGGACatccagggagagaggaggaaaagggtgGAGCCATGGGTCGCATCCAAACCTCCTCTAAAGTAGGAAAGACTGTGGAtcactgctgctccctcctggaTCTGGGTAATTACAGGCATTCCCATCttgcaggaggagatggagtGATGACACACGTTCAGAGCAGCCCCGATttgtcctgcagctccacacactgctccaggccagcagcagctcttcagccAGGAAGAAAACCAGGTCAGTTTGGGAGCTGGATGAAACATCACCGAACCTGCGTCAATCCCACCTCATCCAGGATGTAGAAAAACCTCAGATCCATCCTCAAACAATTCCCTGCACCCAAACCCACCAGACTGCATCACTGCCTGAGCCAGAGGTGCCCAAGAATCCAAAGTATGTAGGGCAGATCTGAGCGGGGAAGGGAGAGCCGGGAGCCCCTGGTAGAGCCTGGGCACACCGTCCCCCACAGTTTGAATCCAGCTGCGTTCCAACAGCAGGGCTTTGTGACAGATACCTGAACACCAGAGACTTCCCTGGCCCCAGCTGGCTTCACCCACCGTCCAAATTCCTCTCCAGGTGCTGAATCCCACTCCTCTGCAGCAAAGGGAAGCACATCTCAGAGCGTGGGAGCTGGCTGGCCAATCCTCTTGGAAAACCATGATCCACCCCAGCTTGGTTTGCCCAAATAATCTCCCTGTTCCTGCTACCACCCACCCCTGCGTGGGACCTGGGAAGGGACATCAAGGAGGGGAATGATTTAAAGTGATTGCAAAATGATGGTGAAAGAGCAGAAGCACACAATGAAGCCTTGCTGCAGGCAACAGCACCCCAACCTGTCACTGCAGGGACAGTCCCCTCCTGCCACCATCCTTTGGCTGCAGCCTTGCATTGTGCTCTGCTGGGAACATGGAGCTGGCACCACACCAAGCCCTGGAGGAATCCGCAGGGCCAACTGATCCCTGACCACATCCTGCCTGCAGCTTTGGCTGCTGTTCCCTCATTCCCATGTCATGCTGTCAGTGGGATGACTGCATCCATATCCTGAACAGGTGGGAAGGAGTTTGCACTGCCCTGTCCCCCAGAGCCTGTCAGAAAGGCCCAAGCAGGGCACAGAGAAACCGGGGAGTCCCTGCAGTACAGAGTTTGCTGAAGGGATGAGTGTAGCGGGGTTGGTGTAAGCTCTGAGCTAAAGGACCCAATAAGGAAAACAGgagggctggaggtgctgggctggctctgagagcaccaggctggagctgggtggcaggagctggagtgcagagggacacagagctgtgggcagctgtggcacaggaaAATGTCCTTGGGGCTGTTAGGCCACTGAGACCAAAGTGTGTGAGTTTGGTCCTAATCTGTCTGTTGAGGCCAagcctcaaatcctgtgtccagttctgggacCCTCCTGACAAGAgagacctggaggggctggagcatgtccagggaagggaacggagctgggaaggggctgcagccccaggagtggctgagggagctgggaaaggggctcagcctggagcaaaggaggctcaggggggaccttgtggctctgcacaagtccctgacaggagggggcagccgggggggtcgggctctgctcgcagggaacagggacaggaggagagggaacggcctcaggctgggctggggagggtcTGGTTGGACATTGGGAACgtttcctcatggaaagggtggtcaggcataggaaagggctgcccagggcagtggtggagtccccatccctggagggatttaacaaccctgtggatgtggcacttggggacgggggtcagtggtggccttggcagtgctggggaataGTTGGACTTGAggatctcagagggcttttccaaatttaatgattctgtgattccatgagcAGGAAGTCACAACCTCCATCTCCTAGGCAAAAGCCCGCTGCTTCCTGGCTCTGCCGAGTGGGAACACACGGGGCTCGATCAGCACCGACACCCGGCCCTGCAGAGCCGGGCCCGGGGTGTGCCAACACCCACAGCCTGCCCTGGGGAACggtccagctccagcagctccaggggctACAAGGCCACAAGGCTGGGGAGGCAGCAAGGAGATGGCGAAAGGCATCACCCAGGCTTGGGGCTCTTCATCCCAGGGGTGCTGCTGCATGCCAGGGCTGACTGCCATGGGAATGCTGGGATCAAGGACAGCACCGAGCTGGGGGACCGGAGAAACTGGTGACAGGCTTCTCCCAGCACGGGGAGCACGGGGAGGGGCTCAGAGGGGCTGGGCTCTGTAACCTCCACAACAGAGGAGCTCTGTTagagccctgcagcccctctgcttccACAGCAAGGAGGGGGACCCATCTCCTGCTCCccctgaggtgctgctgcatgCCAGGAACCACTCAGGGACTCCCCTGGTGTGCAGGGTGGGTCCTGCTTGGTTCTAAACCAGTCCTTTTCCCACAGCATCTTCCCACAAGGAAAACCCCAGGGGTGGCCAGCATGGGTCACCCCTGGGTGACAACCTCCAGGCTCCTCTCTGAAAACTTCTGGCATTATTTGCTTTTTGCCATTTTGTTGTTATTCATCTCAATACATCTCTTCTTGGGTTTCAGTCACCAAGCCAGCTGGTGTAGGTGGACACCAGCCTGGCACTGGTGCCTTCATGACCAGAGAtgttccctgcctgccctgtccagcagctgtcacagtgaatcatggaatggtttgggttagaagagaTCATCCAGTTCACCTGGTGAACAGCAAATCCCCATTTTCCTGGACAAACCCAGCAGGCAGAAACTGAGAGCAAGAAGGAAGAGTCTGTCCATGGAGAGGAAAGGATGCAGGGCAGATTTATCACAGGTGGGAGGATGAGAGACAACAAGAAGGTGCCTTAAATACTCAGGAGAAGCAAGACTTGATAGATCTGTGGTTTGAAGCCAATTCAGGTGCCAAACTCTGATTTTCCATGGAGTGTTTCTAGAGCCTTGCAGCACCTGAATTGTATCTATGGAGAGGTTAGGGGAAAGTTTGgtgtttctttaaataataGTCTTAACAGTAAATGGAGTATTCATTGCCAAGACCTGATGGCTGCTGATTTTTGAGCACTGAGGTGTGACTTGCCTGTGCTGTCCTGGTGCCTGAGCTACACCTTTCCCATCAGTTTTGGGAATCCCCTTCAGAAATCACAGCTAAGGGGCACAGCTTGAAGGTACCAAGCATTTTTCAATTCAGTGAAGGAAACACTTGACTGAGGATGTGACAACAATCTTCCAAGGTCCAATTATTCCCTCAAGGTCACTGGGAAGCATGAAAAATAAGCAGCTTCATTTCAAGCAGACAAGGTTTATGTTATGAAATCCAACACTGTCATGGTGGCTGGAAAACCAGGACACAGTGTCATGGAATACACAGGGAAGCCACAAgggtcatcgagtccagctcctggccctgcccaggacaccccaacaaccccagcctgggcatccctggcagcgctgtccaaacgctcctggagctctggcagcctcggggccgtgcccattccctggggagcctggccAGTGCCAAGGAAAAACTCCATCCCTTTCACATCGCTTTCCCACTGCCTCACAGGAAAGCAGTCCTTTGAAGAGGTGTTTCATTCCTGAAGCTGCGTCActcttccctcccatcccaggcTCTCCAACCACCCCATTCCCGTCGATTTAAAAGGGCAGCAACACCAGAATGATCGCGCTGGTTTATTGCTGTAAAAGCAGCCTTGACTTCCTAAAGTTTCTGTGTGCTGGAAGCCGCGGCCGGAGCCGGGGCACGGCCTGCAGGAGGAGCTCTCTGGCCGTGTCTCTTGGTTGCTTTTTTGTCGGCAGCTCCCGCCGGTTCCGAAGGCTTCGCTTCATCCGCAGGCAAACGGGAGGTGGGAGCCGGCATCTTCCCATTCCTGCGatcaaacacttccaggcacTTCTTAAAGTGTTCCTCTGTCTTCTTCCTCAACGCCATCTTTCTCTCCTGTTCTTTCAAAAACTGTTGCTTTAAGTGTTTGTGGAGACGATGAGTTTTCTTTTTGGCCTCATCAAAACTTTTTACCTTTGTGAGAGTAAACATGAGATCTTATTGCCACTCTTCTACCATGAAATAAAGAATTCCAAAGTGGTGCTTGTCTTCGGGAATAGACACATCCCACCAAATCCCTCACTATGCCCAAGGTGATCTCCAAGCAAAAAGCTCCAGTAtgcataatcacagaatcatggaatggtttgggctggaagggaccttaaagctcatcttgctTCAatccacagggacaccttccacctgACCaagttgttccaagccccatccagcctggcctgaaacactgccagggatccaggggcagccacagctgctctgggcaacctgtgccaggcccttcccaccctcacagggaagaatctcttcccaatatcccatctaaacgTATTCTCTTCCAGGATATCATTGGAACAACATCTGAGTCCAGATTAAGTCCATGGCCAATGATGCCTGTAGCTTATTCCAAACCACAGGTGACTTGGAGATAGGATATGACAGCTGTGTCCTGAGGTTAGGATGGAGACACAGCCATTCATGTCAGAGGTGGCCCAAATCCAACAATTGCCTTTCCCAACCATTGGAAAGAGCCTTGGCACCCCGTCCTGATCCAGCAGGCTGAAGTCCTAAAGGCCTCCTTGTGCTACAGGGGGCCATGAGCCTTGTCCTGGGGAGAGGAGACCTCACCTTCTCCTCCAGGACGTGCAGCTTATGGGCACAGGTGGAGCCACTTAAGGTGGGCAGGGGGTAGTCCAAGTCCAGGTCCCagtctgcagggctgctctgggcaagAAAGGGCTTTGTGTCAGAGGCCCACAGACCTGCTCCCAGAGTGTGAGGGGCCCCCAGCCCTGTATGAGGATCCCCCAGCCCGGTGTGAGGGTTCCCCAGCCTGGTGTGAGGGTTCCCCAGCCCCATGACAGTGTGAGGGTTCCCCAGCCTGGTGTGAGggttccccagccccagggcagtgtgagggtcccccagccccagggcagtgTGAGGGTTCCCCAGCCCCACGACAGTGTGAGGGTTCCCCAGCCTGGTGTGAGGGTTCCCCAGCCTGGTGTGAGggttccccagccccagggcagtgTGAGGGTTCCCCAGCCTGGTGTGAGggttccccagccccagggcagtgtgagggttccccagccctgcaccggGGCCTGACGATCTGCTGGCTCTGGGGCGGTGCGAAGATGGTGATGCGAGGCCGTGTTCGGCCCTGCTCCTCCATGACCCTCTGTCTCTGCTGGTGGTGGTCAGTTGTCGTCATGGTGACCTTGACAGGTGGACTGTCAGATGTCACCTCCAAACTCTACCTCAGTGACACAGTGGTCCcaacagctgctcctgcccttcacCCACTGCACCAGCATCATCCTCGATGTCTGCCTGCAGTAGTGACCACCCTCTGTCCTGACATGGAGCACCTGCATGTCACCATGATGGACACCCCCACCGCctgcatctccagctgctgggctcagTGACAGCCGGGATCCACAGCGTGGGGACACACAGGGGTGAGTCAGTCCCTATGGCTGCTTGGCCTGACGGAGCACCGCTCCCTCTCCCCAGTGGgaatagaatcatggaatcatggaatcatggaatcatggaatggtttgggctgaaagggaccttaaagctcatcttgttccaccccctaccatgggcagggacacctcccactagcccaggctgctccaagccccaatgtccaacctggcctggaacattgccagggatgtgcaggcagccacagcttctctgggcaccctgtgccagggcctccccaccctcacagagaacaatttcttcaaaatatccAATCAAAACCTActctccttcagtttgaagccgtttttccttgtcctgtccctccaggtcCTTGTGCAAAGcctctcttcatctttctttctctctccatctttcttgctggctcccttcaggtactggaaggctgtaATTAGGTCACCctaaagccttctcttctccagactgagcTACCCCAAttctctcacagcagagctgctccatccctctgatcatcttggtgcctcctctggactctctccagcagctccagatctttcctgtgctgggccccagggctggggcagctctgcaggtggggtctcacctgagcagggcagaattccccctcccctgccgccCACACTGGGGATCAGCCCAGCACACGGTGGCTTTCTCCGAGGTCAAATCCTGCCATCCCATCATTAAGcccaacagcagctcctggcagcaagGTCAGGCCAGTGCAAAGATCAGCATCAGCAGATCCGGATGCTCAGCTCTCCGGCCGGGATGGTGGCCCATGTTGATGGAAATGAAGTAGGAGAAACGCTGCTGCTCTGAGTACAAATGAGCTGTTGTGACCTCTTGGCAAGAAATCCAGGGAAAGCCAGCAGCAGTTCTTCCAGATCCATGCTGGAGCACTGAAAATAAACTCACATCTGAGGAGCTGGAACATGaagtctgtgctgctgaaagTACAGAGGATTTGAGATAGCCCAGCAAGTAGTAAATTTTACTATCAATAAAATCAGCACAGCTTTCACATCTCATTTGTACCAGGGCCCTGACAGGGACTCCGAGATCACCACGTGCTCAGGGAGTGTTGTTTTATTCCAGCACAAACTGTGCTGCTGAGGCAGGTCAGCAACTTGCTGTGAGTCAGGAGACTTGGAATGTCACCAACACTTGTTTTTCCTAACTGGGATACAGCTATGGGATTTGAGACAGCAACTCAAAGTCCCGTCatctgctgccttccagagagggaaggaagagcaCAGGCTCTGGTGTCTCTGGTTGGGAGAGACCCAAAGATGTCACAACCCTTTCTCTTACCTCACCTGATTGCCACAACTGTTTTTCAGGAGATGCCTTGGGAGATCCATGGTTATtgtccctccccatggcaggatgttggaatgagatgaactttaaggtcccttccaacccaaatcattccatgtCTTATGATTTGAGCAAGCTGCTCCTTGCTTGTGAAGAACCCCATTCCTCGGTGGGGTCCCACAGCCCCAACAGATGTGAGGggttggagccaggtgggggtcaggctcttctcccaggggacaagagacaggacaagggagatGGTCTCAAGTTACACCAGGGGacatttaggttggatattaggggaaaat
This genomic interval carries:
- the IQCD gene encoding dynein regulatory complex protein 10 isoform X1, translating into MATPRKAGIPLSVMKVLDPRQLKPDSTETERILTVFDEAVVKLEITRLIPRIIGSLERFARMLGPEITSSLLELQKLSVEIQDLLTSPGDEERRRAVEQRLKCSLRNTLRLFLANPLLYHGLKYEVWVRQSPADVFIKAFKEFRDFTLERLLTSPDEEKEKIQFMEDISLRIEKNTETISALQAELEAAIQTRDEEINSKDKKIENLKSSMENLTKECKADIQQITKEGQKQQKEDEKASQDMCARLEQDVLRLRAQFKALVLEHQASELVLRKKKCKTERETEKWVQKYDTDMAEKQATYEEVEAVYNEEKAQLALLMEKHALLLQEYTEIEEERKMLKEKAEEAAREAARRNDAATYIQAFWKGYLVRSIYKSKLKKGKGKGKGRGKK
- the IQCD gene encoding dynein regulatory complex protein 10 isoform X2; translated protein: MATPRKAGIPLSVMKVLDPRQLKPDSTETERILTVFDEAVVKLEITRLIPRIIGSLERFARMLGPEITSSLLELQKLSVEIQDLLTSPGDEERRRAVEQRLKCSLRNTLRLFLANPLLYHGLKYEVWVRQSPADVFIKAFKEFRDFTLERLLTSPDEEKEKIQFMEDISLRIEKNTETISALQAELEAAIQTRDEEINSKDKKIENLKSSMENLTKECKADIQQITKEGQKQQKEDEKASQDMCARLEQDVLRLRAQFKALVLEHQASELVLRKATYEEVEAVYNEEKAQLALLMEKHALLLQEYTEIEEERKMLKEKAEEAAREAARRNDAATYIQAFWKGYLVRSIYKSKLKKGKGKGKGRGKK